Genomic DNA from Candidatus Kapaibacterium sp.:
CTTTTTACGAATCCGATGATGATAACGAAATTGCATTAGTTGACACCGAAGCTGAATACGCTCCGGAACAAACAGATGAAACTGAAAATGATTCAGCAAATGATAATCGCGGTAAAGCTACTACGATTGACATTGACCACGAATTTACTGAAGATGAACTAAGCGATTTAGCCGTGAATATCACTTCAATTGATAAAAAGATTGACGAATTGGAAAGTGAAATGGAAGGCTACAAACGTTCAGCAAACCGATTGAAAAAAGAAATCGAAGAAGTTGATAATGAACGTCGCGACCTATCTCGTAAATATCGCAAAGGTAAAGAAATACGGACTTTATCAGTTAGACAAATTGAAAATTACCAAGATGGATTAATCGAATATTACGAAATCCCATCAGGGATGTTGGTCCATACAGTTGTTATTTCGGACGGCGGGATGTTCGACAAATCAAAGCAACTCGAGGGTAATGAAGATGAGATAGATGAAGAAATTGAAAACAGTGATGAACCGGATGAAGTAGAGGAAGAAATCCCTGAACTCGAAGAGGTTGAGAACTAAAATGATTTATTATTTAGCCACTCCATACAGCGACGTTAAACTTAGCAAAATGCGTCACCGTTATGTTTATGCCTTAGTGCTTTCAGAGGAATTGAGAAAGAAAGGTTACGTCGTTTATAGCCCGATTGTTCATTGGCATGTTCAAACTCATTTGTATAATTTACCTCCCGAAGCTACGTTTTGGGAGGTTCAGAACAAAGCAATGATGAACGTTTGCGATGGTATTATTGTTCCGCAAATTTCTCATTGGGGACTTAGTGATGGTGTAATAGGTGAAATTGCTGATTTTACTGAAGCCGGCAAAGAAGTGATATTTTACGTTCCCGAAAAAAGCACTAAGCATATCACGGCATCAAGCTGTGCGACTGCTACGGTAACTTATGAAGATATTGTTGAAGCTGTATCAAAAGCTGATGGGTTTGCACGTGAAAATGTTTTCTCGAAAAGCCGTAAACGTAGAGCAGCTGATAATAGACATTTAGCACGTTACCTATTCATGGTATTAAACAACCATATTACTTTCCCTGAAGCTGGTCGTATTATGGATACTGACCATTCAACAATTTATCATTCCTTGAGCATTTGTGACGATAAAATTAATTCAATAGCCAAAGATAAGTGGTTTATTTCAGTAAAAGATAAAGCTCTGCAATACTTAGCAGAAGATAACAACTATGACAT
This window encodes:
- a CDS encoding DUF1937 family protein, with the translated sequence MIYYLATPYSDVKLSKMRHRYVYALVLSEELRKKGYVVYSPIVHWHVQTHLYNLPPEATFWEVQNKAMMNVCDGIIVPQISHWGLSDGVIGEIADFTEAGKEVIFYVPEKSTKHITASSCATATVTYEDIVEAVSKADGFARENVFSKSRKRRAADNRHLARYLFMVLNNHITFPEAGRIMDTDHSTIYHSLSICDDKINSIAKDKWFISVKDKALQYLAEDNNYDITPIPSKI